A window from Halarchaeum grantii encodes these proteins:
- a CDS encoding tRNA (cytidine(56)-2'-O)-methyltransferase, with product MQGEHDVVVCRLGHRPGRDERMTTHVGLTARALGADRVVFPKNAGQSLETVRDITTRFGGPFEAELDGEQGALIRDWEGAVVHLTMYGERVQDVEGEVREAHAGEPLLVVVGGEKVPFEVYDHADWNVGVTNQPHSEVAGLAVFLDRLFDGRELEREWADAEQVVLPEETGKTVVSPEELEESERDE from the coding sequence ATGCAGGGCGAACACGACGTCGTGGTCTGCCGGCTCGGCCACCGGCCCGGCCGCGACGAGCGCATGACGACTCACGTCGGACTGACGGCGCGCGCACTCGGCGCTGACCGCGTCGTCTTCCCGAAGAACGCCGGGCAGTCCCTCGAGACCGTTCGGGACATAACGACGAGATTCGGCGGCCCCTTCGAGGCCGAACTCGACGGCGAACAGGGGGCGCTCATCCGCGACTGGGAAGGCGCGGTCGTCCACCTCACGATGTACGGCGAGCGCGTCCAAGACGTCGAGGGCGAAGTGCGTGAGGCGCACGCCGGCGAACCGCTCCTGGTCGTCGTCGGCGGCGAGAAGGTCCCCTTCGAGGTGTACGACCACGCGGACTGGAACGTCGGCGTGACGAACCAGCCCCACTCGGAAGTCGCCGGCCTCGCCGTCTTCCTCGACCGCCTCTTCGACGGCCGCGAACTCGAGCGCGAGTGGGCGGACGCAGAGCAGGTCGTCCTCCCCGAGGAGACGGGCAAGACCGTCGTCTCGCCGGAGGAGCTAGAGGAGTCGGAACGGGACGAGTAA
- a CDS encoding transcription factor, producing the protein MAFEGMLEDPVVQKYLHELVGPKGMPVAAAPPDGEVTDEELAERLDLELNDVRRALFILYENDLATYRRVRDEDSGWLTYLWTFRYENIPSNLHDEMKRLHEALEERREYERDNEFYLCEVDSIRFEFGEAMDFGFECPECGSPLEAMGNDEMREAIDERLENLESELGIA; encoded by the coding sequence ATGGCTTTCGAGGGGATGTTGGAGGACCCAGTCGTACAGAAATACCTCCACGAGCTTGTCGGCCCGAAGGGGATGCCGGTCGCGGCGGCGCCCCCGGACGGGGAGGTGACGGACGAGGAACTCGCGGAGCGATTGGACCTCGAGTTGAACGACGTGCGCCGGGCGCTGTTCATCCTCTACGAGAACGACCTCGCGACCTATCGGCGGGTGCGCGACGAGGACTCCGGGTGGCTCACCTACCTCTGGACGTTCCGCTACGAGAACATCCCGTCGAACCTCCACGACGAGATGAAGCGCCTCCACGAGGCACTCGAGGAGCGCCGCGAGTACGAGCGCGACAACGAGTTCTACCTCTGCGAGGTGGACTCCATTCGCTTCGAGTTCGGCGAGGCGATGGACTTCGGCTTCGAGTGTCCCGAGTGCGGGTCGCCGCTCGAGGCGATGGGGAACGACGAGATGCGCGAAGCGATCGACGAGCGCCTCGAGAACCTCGAGTCGGAACTGGGTATCGCCTGA
- a CDS encoding DUF2110 family protein has protein sequence MVVLATKLYVEGDARERALDSLRSLVGNALGDLDVDFDVGLRDDDFPSVTVTGDDERVARNVLREEWGAITPTFDDGETYTGTLEAWDAEGFVLDAGEDVRIPADGLGLGPGSPEQVRTRFGLVQHIPLEFVYDEESGHELADATRDRLFEWTRAETGRVNVNSATRAEVRATVNRAGHARDIVTVERLGLLEQSIVCREETDPPGLLASIGQYVPAELLCVVP, from the coding sequence ATGGTCGTCCTCGCAACCAAGCTCTACGTCGAGGGCGACGCCCGCGAGCGCGCGCTCGACTCGCTGCGCTCGCTCGTCGGGAACGCGCTCGGCGACCTCGACGTCGACTTCGACGTCGGCCTCCGCGACGACGACTTCCCGTCCGTGACCGTCACCGGCGACGACGAGCGGGTGGCGCGCAACGTCCTCCGCGAGGAGTGGGGCGCGATCACGCCGACGTTCGATGACGGCGAGACCTACACCGGCACGCTCGAGGCGTGGGACGCTGAGGGCTTCGTTCTCGACGCCGGGGAGGACGTCCGGATCCCGGCGGACGGCCTCGGCCTCGGTCCGGGGTCGCCCGAGCAGGTACGCACGCGCTTCGGACTCGTCCAGCACATACCCTTAGAGTTCGTCTACGACGAGGAGTCGGGCCACGAACTCGCCGACGCGACGCGCGACCGGCTCTTCGAGTGGACGCGCGCGGAGACGGGGCGGGTGAACGTGAACTCGGCGACGCGGGCCGAAGTGCGTGCGACGGTGAACCGCGCGGGGCACGCCCGCGACATCGTCACCGTCGAGCGCCTCGGCCTCCTCGAGCAGAGCATCGTCTGCCGGGAGGAGACGGATCCGCCCGGCCTGCTCGCGAGCATCGGGCAGTACGTGCCGGCGGAACTGCTCTGCGTGGTCCCCTGA
- a CDS encoding DUF5803 family protein, with product MRRRWLLVALAVVALAAGAGCLGSGTVSDQQLAQNATYDWNATEEANASVVVNATGGSYQAVLNVTGSNESELRFSQSSTFTGDQPVPIAAVQFRYPNGTVVNASAISVSEGRDAVTVTPPSENGTFAYTAPMGSRSLGVPVVLSGASHEVVLPDGMRANLPVFGQVSPSGYERTVVDDRTRLRWSSVDANQLSVRYYLERDVYLFAGLVALAALVAVGGVVYFRLQIRRLEREREESGLDVNE from the coding sequence ATGCGACGGCGCTGGCTCCTCGTCGCGCTCGCCGTCGTCGCGCTCGCGGCGGGCGCCGGCTGTCTCGGCTCGGGCACGGTGAGCGACCAGCAACTCGCGCAGAACGCGACCTACGACTGGAACGCCACCGAGGAGGCGAACGCGTCGGTCGTCGTGAACGCGACCGGCGGGAGCTATCAGGCGGTGCTGAACGTCACCGGGTCGAACGAGAGCGAACTGCGCTTCTCGCAGTCGAGCACGTTCACCGGCGACCAGCCCGTGCCGATCGCCGCCGTCCAGTTCCGCTACCCGAACGGGACGGTCGTGAACGCCTCCGCGATCAGCGTCTCCGAGGGGCGGGACGCCGTGACGGTGACGCCTCCGAGCGAGAACGGGACGTTCGCGTACACGGCGCCGATGGGGTCGCGCTCGCTCGGCGTGCCGGTCGTCCTCTCCGGGGCCTCCCACGAGGTCGTCCTTCCGGACGGGATGCGCGCGAACCTCCCCGTGTTCGGGCAGGTGAGTCCGAGCGGCTACGAGCGCACCGTCGTCGACGACCGCACGCGTCTCCGCTGGTCGTCGGTGGACGCGAACCAGCTCAGCGTCCGGTACTACCTCGAGCGTGACGTCTACCTCTTCGCGGGGCTCGTCGCGCTCGCGGCGCTGGTCGCGGTCGGCGGCGTCGTCTACTTCCGCCTCCAGATACGCCGCCTCGAACGCGAGCGCGAGGAGAGCGGCCTCGACGTGAACGAGTAA
- a CDS encoding competence/damage-inducible protein A, whose amino-acid sequence MDVAVLTVGDELLAGDTTNTNAAWLGRRLTERGATVRRTVVVPDDVEVIAADVRELAERYDAVLVTGGLGPTHDDVTMDGVAAAFEREMGEHPDALTWFAEHGTYSRADLTEGTTHLPEGARLLPNDEGVAPGAVVENCYVLPGVPGEMKAMFERVAGEFAGETRHVEVVRADEPESALVERIEGVRERFDVTVGSYPGDGVRLKLQGSDAATVREAAEWLRERVER is encoded by the coding sequence ATGGACGTCGCAGTGTTGACGGTCGGTGACGAACTCCTCGCGGGCGACACCACGAACACGAACGCGGCGTGGCTCGGCCGCCGCCTCACGGAGCGCGGCGCGACGGTGCGCCGGACGGTCGTCGTCCCGGACGACGTCGAGGTCATCGCGGCGGACGTCCGCGAGCTCGCCGAGCGCTACGACGCCGTCCTCGTCACCGGCGGGTTGGGGCCGACGCACGACGACGTGACGATGGACGGTGTCGCGGCGGCGTTCGAGCGCGAGATGGGCGAGCATCCGGACGCGCTCACGTGGTTCGCCGAGCACGGGACCTACTCGCGCGCCGACCTCACCGAGGGGACGACCCACCTCCCCGAGGGCGCCCGATTGCTCCCGAACGACGAGGGCGTCGCGCCGGGCGCGGTGGTGGAGAACTGCTACGTGCTCCCGGGCGTGCCCGGGGAGATGAAGGCGATGTTCGAGCGCGTCGCCGGGGAGTTCGCGGGCGAGACGCGCCACGTCGAAGTCGTCCGCGCGGACGAGCCGGAGAGCGCGCTCGTCGAGCGGATCGAGGGCGTCCGCGAGCGCTTCGACGTCACTGTCGGGAGCTATCCCGGCGACGGCGTCCGACTCAAGCTACAGGGGTCGGACGCGGCGACGGTGCGCGAGGCCGCCGAGTGGTTGCGCGAGCGGGTCGAGCGCTAG
- a CDS encoding ATP-NAD kinase family protein translates to MRTIGVVVNPVAGMGGRVGLKGTDEKVAEARERGAEPRAPERAVAALRALRAAADDSNTDLTLLAYGGVMGADEAREAGFDPAVVGEPDGAETTADDTVDAVRAFVERGVDLILFVGGDGTAVDVAGALEESGSETPMLGVPAGVKVYSSVFAVRPRDAGRIAATFERTEAREVNDIDEAAYRDGEVRARLRAVATVPVAEALQASKQLSSGSVEALAEGFADSVEDGVTYVLGPGGTLGTIKRELGFEGSPLGVDVWRDGEVLVRDGSERDILDALGERNVVVVSPIGGQGFVLGRGNQQLSPAVLRRCDLEVVASPSKLEGIGVLRVDTGDDALDADLRGWAKVRTGRYERRLVKVE, encoded by the coding sequence ATGCGCACCATCGGCGTCGTCGTGAACCCGGTCGCGGGGATGGGCGGTCGTGTCGGTCTGAAGGGCACGGACGAGAAGGTCGCTGAGGCCCGCGAACGCGGCGCGGAACCGCGCGCGCCGGAGCGAGCGGTGGCGGCGCTGCGCGCGCTTCGCGCGGCCGCGGACGACTCGAACACCGACCTCACCCTCCTCGCGTACGGCGGCGTGATGGGGGCCGACGAGGCCCGCGAAGCGGGCTTCGACCCCGCCGTCGTCGGCGAACCGGACGGCGCGGAGACGACGGCGGACGACACCGTCGACGCCGTCCGGGCGTTCGTCGAGCGCGGCGTCGACCTGATCCTCTTCGTCGGCGGCGACGGGACGGCGGTGGACGTGGCGGGGGCGCTCGAGGAATCCGGGAGCGAGACGCCGATGCTCGGCGTGCCGGCGGGCGTGAAGGTCTACTCGTCGGTGTTCGCAGTGCGCCCGCGCGACGCGGGCCGGATCGCGGCGACGTTCGAGCGGACGGAGGCCCGCGAGGTGAACGACATCGACGAGGCGGCCTACCGCGACGGCGAGGTGCGCGCGCGCCTCCGCGCGGTGGCGACCGTCCCGGTCGCGGAGGCACTGCAGGCGAGCAAGCAACTCTCCTCGGGGAGCGTGGAGGCGCTCGCGGAGGGGTTCGCGGACTCGGTCGAGGACGGCGTGACGTACGTCCTCGGGCCCGGCGGCACGCTCGGAACGATCAAGCGCGAACTCGGCTTCGAGGGGTCGCCGCTCGGCGTGGACGTCTGGCGGGACGGCGAGGTGCTGGTGCGCGACGGGAGCGAGCGCGACATCCTCGACGCGCTCGGCGAGCGGAACGTCGTCGTCGTCTCGCCCATCGGCGGGCAGGGCTTCGTCCTCGGGCGCGGGAACCAACAGCTGAGCCCGGCGGTGCTCCGGCGCTGTGACCTCGAGGTCGTGGCGTCGCCGTCGAAACTGGAGGGAATCGGCGTCCTCCGCGTCGATACCGGCGACGACGCGCTCGACGCCGACCTCCGCGGGTGGGCGAAGGTCCGGACGGGCCGCTACGAGCGCCGGCTCGTGAAGGTAGAATAG
- a CDS encoding phosphate signaling complex PhoU family protein — protein MESRKVQRLGPSTLAMTLPAEWARGQNVEKGDEVTVRESGKGTLTVTPASARDDDSEATIHAENFDAAAVERAIVGQYVLGRRVIHVTDENTLDSAHINAVYKAETQLMGLGVVEETPERITIRCSVDPEDFTLDNLLRRLENTGSTMRGEAVKALAHGNPDLAQRALNRERQANKIFVLCLRLIFTAYENPNLARAVGLDDGFPLIGYRSVAKNLELTADNAEDIAEIVLEADGHTLDVDSATMRRIREFTDQVNELTALAVEAVVERDYDKHVQCRELFADIGDLEAEMLNDLTEMENTRLLRIRDVLVSLQQTAEYAMRNAEIAANLALNEQSAHTTIE, from the coding sequence ATGGAGAGTCGGAAGGTACAGCGTCTCGGTCCGTCGACGCTGGCCATGACACTACCGGCGGAGTGGGCGCGTGGGCAGAACGTCGAGAAGGGCGACGAGGTGACGGTCCGCGAGAGCGGGAAGGGGACGCTGACGGTGACGCCGGCGTCCGCGCGCGACGACGACAGCGAGGCGACGATTCACGCGGAGAACTTCGACGCCGCCGCCGTCGAGCGCGCCATCGTCGGCCAGTACGTCCTCGGGCGGCGCGTCATCCACGTCACCGACGAGAACACGCTCGACAGCGCGCACATCAACGCCGTCTACAAGGCCGAAACCCAACTCATGGGTCTCGGCGTCGTCGAGGAGACCCCCGAGCGAATCACCATCCGGTGTTCGGTGGACCCCGAGGATTTCACGCTCGACAACCTCCTCCGGCGCCTCGAGAACACCGGAAGCACGATGCGCGGCGAGGCCGTGAAGGCGCTCGCGCACGGAAACCCCGACCTCGCCCAGCGCGCGCTCAACCGCGAGCGGCAGGCGAACAAGATCTTCGTCCTCTGCCTGCGCCTCATCTTCACCGCCTACGAGAACCCGAACCTCGCGCGCGCCGTCGGCCTCGACGACGGCTTCCCCCTCATCGGCTACCGGAGCGTCGCGAAGAACCTCGAACTCACCGCCGACAACGCCGAGGACATCGCCGAAATCGTCCTCGAAGCCGACGGCCACACCCTCGACGTCGACTCCGCGACGATGCGCCGCATCCGCGAATTCACGGACCAAGTCAACGAACTCACCGCGCTCGCCGTCGAAGCCGTCGTCGAGCGCGACTACGACAAGCACGTCCAGTGTCGCGAACTCTTCGCGGACATCGGCGACCTCGAGGCGGAGATGCTGAACGACCTCACCGAGATGGAGAACACGCGCCTCCTGCGCATCCGCGACGTCCTCGTCAGCCTCCAGCAGACCGCGGAGTACGCGATGCGTAACGCGGAAATCGCCGCGAACCTCGCGCTCAACGAGCAGTCCGCACACACCACCATCGAG